The genomic window CTTGCGCACTGTGGTCTTGGGCTGAGAAGCGATTTTCTTCTGGAAAGGTGTAGTTCTCCAGCCAAGGCAGCAAGCCACTGGCGGGCGACCCGATGACGTCGATCTGCGGGTAGTGAATGTGCAGGTCAATAAACCCCGGTGCAATGATGCGCCCGGGAAAATGCTGCACCGGCACTTGCGGATACTGCCTTGATACGTTGCTGTACGCACCGATGGCCTGCACCACTTGCCGCCCCTGCGCATCAGGACCGACGACCAGCAGGCCGTCCTGCTCAAACAGGGCGCGGGCCACGCCCTCGCTGCGGGTGGCAAACCAGAGAAGAGAGGCGCGGTAAGCGTTCATGGTGCTGTGTTTAGTGGGCGCGCAACGTGCAGCTGTCACCGATGCCGTCACGCCAGACCCGCACTTGCGACAAGCCCGGAAATTCAGCCGCCATGGCGCGCCAGATGAATGCGGCCAAATTCTCCAGCGTGGCTGGGCCAAGGCCTTCGACTTCGTCCAACAAATGGTGGTCCAGCTGGGGGCGCAGCACCTGAATGGCGTTACGCAAGTGGCCCAGATCCACCACCATGCCGGTGTCGGCATCGGCGCTGCCGGTCACCGTCACTTCGGAGTGGTAGGTGTGGCCGTGGATGCGGCGGCTACCGGCGATCTCTTCGGCGTCATCCACCGTGCGCTTCAAGGTATGGGCGGCATCGAAGAAAAACTTCTGGCTGACCTCGCAGCTGCGGGGGAGCGGGATGGCGGGTGCTTGGGTCATCGGATGCCTGTGATCTTGTGGGTTTGCAACGAGAGGCGCCAGGCCGGACGCTGCATACACTGGGTGATGCAGGTCTCAGTGTTGGCCGCGCGCTGCGGGTTGTCCATGGGCTGCAGGTAGCGGTGGGTGAAGCTGGCCGCTTCGCACTCCTCCAGGGTGATGCCAGCCTGCGGCCACACCAGTTTGAGTTCGTGGCCCTGGCGCTGGATCCACTGCGAGCCGGCTTTGGGGCTCACGCAAATCCAGTCGATGCCTTCGGGCGCGAGCACCGTGCCGTTGGTTTCCACCGCGATCTGGAAGCCTAACGCGTGCAGCGCGTTGATCAGCGCGGTGTCGACTTGCAGGAGGGGCTCCCCGCCGGTCATCACCACAAAGCGATGCGCTGTATCGCCAGCCGGCCACTGTGCTGCAATGCGCTCGGCCAGCGCCTGCGCGGTGCTGAACTTGCCACCCAGCGTGCCGTCGGTACCCACAAAGTCGGTATCGCAAAACTTGCAGACGGCGGTCGCGCGGTCTTGCTCCCGGCCAGACCACAGGTTGCAGCCCGCAAAACGGCAAAACACGGCGGGGCGCCCTGCGTGTGAGCCTTCGCCCTGCAGGGTGTAGAAAATTTCTTTGACTTGGTATGCCATGGCCGTTACGCAACCACAGCGAAAGAAAGAGAGAAACAACAAGCGGCCACAGGTGTGGCAGCGAGGTTTTTGTACATGGTAGTCCTCTACATGGCTCCGGAACACAAAAGACAAGGCCCGCCGGAGCAGCGGGCCTTGGGGTGGATTTTACCGTGCGGCTCTGCCAACGGTATACAGCGCCACAGATACTATCTATTTGATAGCTGCTCGCACAGATTCTGCGTGGGCTAGAGGCCTATTTAGCACTCAAATGGTGCCCGGGAGCAGGCGAGAGCGCTTGGCCGGTGTTCAGCGAAACGTTTCAAACATCTCATCCAAGCGCTGCGCATACTTCTGGCGCAGAGATGCATCGATGAAGCTGGCATCAAAGCTATTGCGCGCCAGTGCATACGCGTGCTGGGCGCTCAGGCCCAACGCGGCAAAGGTCTGGGTGAAGTTTTCGTTCAGGTAGCCGCCGAAGTACGCCGGGTCGTCGGAATTGACGGTGGCCATGATGCCTGCGTCCAGCATGGTGCCGATGTTGTGCTGTGCCAGTGTGGGGAACACGCGCAGCTTCAGGTTGGACAGCGGGCACACGGTGAGCGGCATCTTGTCGGCCGCCAGACGCTGCATCAGGGCCGCGTCGTGGATCGCTTGCACACCGTGGTCGATGCGCTCGACTTTCAGCACATCCAGCGCGCTCCAGATGTAGGCGGGGGGCGCCTCTTCACCTGCGTGCGCCACCAAGCGAAAGCCCAACTCGCGGGCGCGGGCATAGACCTTGGCAAACTTTTCGGGTGGGTGCCCTACTTCGCTGGATGCCAAGCCGATACCGACAATCTTGTCGCGCAAGGGCAGCGCCTGCTCCAGGCATTCAAAGGCTTCTTCTTCGCTCAGATGCCGCAGGAAGCACAAAATGAGCGAGGCGGTCATGCCGAACTTGGCAGGCGCATCCGCACACGCGCGGTACAGGCCGTTGATCACCGTCTCGGCGCTCAGGCCGTGGCCGGTGTGCGTTTGGGTGTCGAAGAAGATTTCTGTGTGCAGCACGTTGTCGGCCTGGGCTTTGGCCAGATACGCGCAGGTCATGTCATAGAAGTCCTGCTCGGTCTTCAGCACCATGGTGCCCTCGTGGTAGATGTCCAGAAACTCTTGCAGGTTGTTGAACACATAGGCGTCGCGAAGCGCCTGTTCACTGGGGAAGCGCAGGGGCACGCTGTTGCGCTTGGCCAGTGCAAACATAAGCTCCGGCTCCAGCGAGCCTTCGATGTGCATGTGCAACTCCGCCTTGGGCATGGCGCGCAAGAGGGCGGGCATGCGGTCAGCAGATACGCTCTTGACGGCAGGAAAATTGGTCATCAGCAGACTCCAAAAGTAATACGTTCTTGTTTGAGAAACCGGCGGTATGCCGATGAGGCTTTGTCGGCCACGGTGTGCACTTCGGCGCGCACATCCAGGGGCAGGCATTGGGGGGTTTGCGATTCCAGCACCGGTTTGTCTTGCATGAAGATGGTGTGCTGGAAGTCTTGGAGCTTGGCATCGGGCGACTCAAAGTCGGCCATTGCCAACCTGAACCAGACCCTGCTACTGGTGGGTGTGAGGGGGCTGATAAACAAACCAATCGACTCCCTGAAGCCCTGCACCGCCACACTGGCGGCATCCGGTACTTTGATGAGGTTTGCCGTATAAGGGGCGACCACCTCATAGGTGTACTCGACCTGTGCAGGGGCGGTGGAGTGCACATTGCTTTGGGGCTGCCAGGCTTTGCATTGGGTGGCACGCAAACCCGTGGGGGTGGGCTCTACGGTGTAGTCGTCAATCGCGGTGGCTTCGCGCATGCCGAGCCAACCTTCGTGCACAAAACCGAAGTGCGCCATGTCCAGAAAATTTTCCACAATCCGCGGCGCGCTGGTGGCCACGTCGTAGGGGCCGCACAGCACTTTGCGCAAACCGCCATCGGACTCCGCCGCAAACGGCGGCACCGCGCGGGTCGGGTCCGCCTCCAACTGCACCCAGAGGAGCCCGTAGTGCTCTTCGATGCCAAACACGCGAGCGGCATGGCCGGCAGGCGGAACAAATTCGGGAAGCGCCGGCACCTTGACACAGGCGCCTTCCGCCGCAAATTGCCAGCCGTGATACGGGCACTCCAAGTGCCCCGCGCACACCCGCCCCAACGACAGCTTGGCACCGCGATGGGGGCATTGATCCGCCCAAGCGTGGGCGGTGCCTGCGTCATCGCGCCAGAGCACTACCGATTGACCGAGCAACTGCACGCCCAGAGGGGCTGCTTGCAAAGCGGTGCTTTGCGCAACCGGATGCCACATACGGGCTTCTATCAAAGATTCCATGCTTTCTCAGGTGCAACTACGTGGGAGCCATTAACAAAAAAGGGCCGCACAGGGCGGCCCTTTCACTTACCGGGTCACCATTATTTGGCGCCGGGAACCTTGCCTTCCACGCCCTTGACGTAGAAGTTCACGCCGGACAGGAACTTGTCGTCAGCGGTTTCGCCGTCTTTCAAGATTTCCTTGCCAGCGTTGTCCTTCAGAGGACCTTTCCAGATAGCAAAGCTACCGTCGGCCAAGCCCTTTTTGATCTCTTCGACCTTGGTTTTGGTTTCAGCTGGCACGTCTTCCGCCACGGAAACGATATCGATCGCGCCTTCTTTCACACCCCACCAGACACCGGTGTTACCAGTCCAGGTGCCTTCCAGGGCGTCTTTGGTGGCCTTGATGTAGTAAGGACCCCAGTTGATCACTGCAGATGCCAAGTGGGCCTTGGGGCCGTAGGCAGTCATGTCAGAGTCCCAGCCGAAAGCGCGCTTGCCCTTGGCTTCCGCGGTTTTCAAGACAGCGGCAGAGTCGGTGTTCTGGAACAGAACGTCGGCACCGCCGTTGATCAAGGATGTCGCAGCTTCAGTTTCTTTGGGTGGATCAAACCAGCCATTCACCCACACCACTTTGGTCTTGATCTTGGGGTTGCTGCTTTGAGCGCCCAAGGTAAAGCTGTTGATGTTGCGGATCACTTCAGGAATTGGGATCGAGGCCACCACACCCAAGGTGTTGGTCTTGGTCATTTTGCCGGCGATCACACCCGCCATGTACGCGCCTTCGTAGGTGCGGCTGTCGTAGGTGCGCATGTTGTCGGCTTGCTTGTAGCCGGTAGCGTGCTCGAACTTCACGTCCTTGAATTCGGGCGCGACTTTGAGCATGGGCTCCATGTAGCCGAAGGTAGTGCCGAAAATCAGCTTGTTGCCGCTGCTGGCCATTTCGCGGATCACGCGTTCAGCGTCCGCAGACTCAGGCACGTTTTCCACGAAAGAAGTGACGATCTTGTCGCCGAACTCGGCTTCGAGCGCCTTGCGGGCATTGTCGTGTGCGAATGTCCAACCGCCGTCGCCCACAGGGCCGACGTAGGCGAACGCAATTTTCAAAGGCTCTGGCTTAGGCGCAGGTGCGGAGGCAACTGGAGCCGGTGCCGGCGCAGGAGCCGGCTCTTCCTTCTTGCCGCAGCCAACCAAGGCAGCGCCAGCAACGGCGGTAAGGGCCGCTACCTTGAGCAAGGAGCGTTTTTGCAAATCTGTCATGTCACTTCCTTATAAAAAAACGAGAGATCCAACCAAAACTTTCGTGCGTCAGGAACCCGGATAAAACGGCTTGCCAATAGAGGCGGGCATGTTAATCCGTATCCAACGCGGATTGCGCGAAATAAGAGCCAAGACCACGATGGTCGCAAGATACGGCAACATGGTCAAGAACTGGCTGGGCACTTCGACGCCGATACCCTGCAAATGGAACTGCAACATGGTCACGCCGCCGAACAAATAGGCTCCAAGCAACACCCGTGCCGGGCGCCAGGTGGCAAAAGTGGTCAAGGCCAACGCGATCCAGCCTTTGCCGGCCACCATGCCCTCGACCCACAAGGGGGTGTAGATCACAGATATATACGCACCCGCCAAACCGCACAGTGCGCCGCCGCACACCACGGCGCCTAAGCGAATGGCGCGCACCGGGTAGCCGAGTGCATGCGCAGACTCAGGGCTCTCACCCACGCTGCGCAAAATCAAACCGGCACGGGTGCGGTACAAAAACCAGATCAACCCCAGTGCAAACAATACCGTCAGGTACACCATCGGGTGGTGTTTGAACAAGGCGGGGCCCACAAAGGGGATGTCCGAGAGGCCGGGAATCGCGAAGCTGGGCCGATCGGGCATTTTTTCCTGAACATACGAGATCCCTGCAAACGCAGAGAACCCCGCGCCGAAGAGGCTCAGGGCCAAGCCAGTGGCGTATTGGTTGGTATTGAGCCAGATCACTAGCACACCAAAGATGGCCGCCATGACCGCACCGGCGGCAATACCGGCCATGAAGCCGGCCACATCGCTGCCGGTGTGCACCACCGCCGCAAAGCCGGCAATAGCGGCGCACAGCATCATGCCCTCGGCTCCCAGGTTCACGATGCCGGCTTTTTCATTGATCAACAGGCCGAGCGAAGCGATGGCCAGCACGGTGCCGGCATTCAGAGTTGCTGCGATCAGCAGTGCATACGCATCCATTATTTTTTACCTCCTGCAGCGGAGACCCATTTAAGGCGGTAATTCACCAACGTATCGCAAGCCAAGAGGCTGAACAACAGCAAGCCCTGGAACACACCTGTCAGCGACTTGGGCAGCCCCAAACGGGACTGGGCGAGCTCACCACCGATATAAAACATGCTCATCAGCAGCGCCGAAAACACCATCCCCACCGGATGCAAACGCCCCACATAGGCCACGATGATGGCCGCAAAGCCGTAACCGGCCGGCACATAGGGGGTGAGCTGGCCGATGGGGCCTGCCACTTCCAGTGCGCCAGCCAAGCCCGCCATGCCGCCGGATACCAGCAAGGCGGTCCACAGCGCTTTGCGTGATGAGAAACCGGCATATCGGGCAGCGGCAGGCGCCAACCCGCCGACCTGCTGGGCAAACCCGGCACGTGTGCGGAACAGAAAAATCCAAATACCCGCCACGGCCACCACCGCAAACACCACGCCGATCGTCATGCGGGAGCCCTGAAACAGCCGTGGAATACGGGTGGCCGCCTCAAAGGTTTTGGTTTGCGGGAAGTTGTAGCCCAAAGGATCTTTCCAGGGGCCGTAGACCAGATAGCCCAGTACCTGCACCGCCACGTACACCAGCATCAAGCTGACCAAGATCTCATTGGCGTTGAATTTGTCGCGCAAGAAGGCGGTGAGCCCGGCCCAGGCCATGCCCCCGGCAATGCCCGCTATCACCACGGGCACCACAATCCAGCCCCCAGTTGTTTTTTCGGCCAGCAAGGCCACACCACTGGCCGCCACAGCACCAATGATGTACTGCCCCTCGGCTCCGATATTCCACACATTCGAGCGGAAGCAGACCGCCAGCCCCAGCGCAATCAGCAGCAATGGGGTCGCCTTGACCACCAGCTCACCTAGGGCGTAACCGCTCTTGATGGGCTCCCAGAAAAACACCAACAGACCCCGCACCGGGTCTTTGCCCAGTGCCATGAACAGCACGATACCGATGAGCACCGTCACCAGCAGCGCCAGCACCGGGGAACCGTAGCCCCAAGCTTTGGACGGCTGGGGGCGGGCTTCGAGTTTCAATCCGGCTTTAGCCATGGGCCACCTCCACAGCAGCGGCTGCGCCGGAGCCTTCCCACAATCCACTCATCCATTCCCCAATCTTTTCCACCGTGGCCTCCGCCACCGGCACCGATGGCGACAGCCGACCATGTGCAATCACGTGCAGGCGGTCGCTCACCTCAAACAATTCGTCGAGCTCTTCGCTCACCACCAGCACCGCGCAGCCGGCATCCCGCAGGGCCAGAATCTCGCCGCGGATCTGGGCCGCAGCCCCCACGTCCACCCCCCAGGTGGGCTGGGACACGATGAACAGCTTGGGTGCCGCGTCGATCTCGCGGCCCACAATGAACTTCTGCAAATTACCGCCAGAGAGCGAGCGCGCAGCCGCTGTCGGGCCATTGGCCTTGACGTTGAAGGCCTTGATGATGCGCGCGGCATGGTCTTCCAACTGGCGCACCCGGATCCAGCCGCCGGCGAACTTGGGCGCAGAAATGGACTCGGTGCGGGTCAGCAACATGTTCTGGGCCAGACTCAGGGTGGGTACCGCGCCGCGCCCCAAACGTTCCTCAGGCACAAAGTGCAGGCCCAGCTTGCGCCGGCCGCCGGGGTGCAAAGACGACACATCGGCCTTGCCCATGGTGACGCTTCCCTTGGGCGCGCGCACGTCTTCACCCGACAGGGCGTAAAGCAGCTCTTTCTGGCCATTGCCGGATACACCCGCAATGCCCACCACCTCACCCGCATGGACCGTGAGCGAAATGCCATTCAGGTCCACGCCGAACTGGTCTTCGCGGGCGAGGCTCAGGTTTTTAACGGTGAGTACCGGCGAGCCGGCTTGCTGCGGGCGATGCTCCAGCTGTGGCGGTTCTGCGCCGATCATCAGGCGGGACAAGGATGCGTTGGACTCTTCTGCCGGGTTGCACACACCGGTGACCTTACCGCCGCGCAGCACGGTGCAGGCGTTGCACAACTCACGGATCTCGTGCAATTTGTGCGAGATATACAAAATACTGCAGCCCTCTGAGGCCAACTTTTTGAGCACCACAAACAGCTTCTCCACCGCTTGCGGGGTCAGCACCGAGGTGGGCTCGTCCAGAATCAGCAACTGCGGGTTGGTCAGCAAGGCCCGAATGATTTCCACCCGCTGCATCTCACCCACGCTCAGGGTGTGCACCGGGCGGCTGGGGTCGATGTCTAGGCCGTATTCGGCCGCCTTGGCGGTGATGCTGGCCGTCACCTGCTCCAGGCTTTGCGCCTTGTCCAGGCCCAACCACACGTTTTCCGCCACGGTGATGGTGTCAAACAGATTGAAGTGCTGGAACACCATGCTGATGCCCAGAGCCCGCGCTTCTTTGGGGTTGCGAATATTGACAGGCTTGCCGTTGAACAGCACCTGGCCGGCATCGGGCTTGATGGAGCCGTAAATGATCTTCATCAAGGTGGACTTACCGGCACCGTTTTCGCCCAGCACGGCATGGGTCTGGCCGGGCAGCACGGTGAGCGACACCTCGCTATTGGCGATCACGCCCGGGTAGGCTTTGGTGATGCCTGTCAATTGCAGCCGAGGGACGACAGGCATGGGAGGAGAAGATTCCATACGAACGGGTTGTATTAATTATTCTTTGCGAAGCTCGGCCGCCACCGACTTGATGCGCTCGCGCAGCCACTTATTGGACGCACTCGTGTGCGTGCGGGCGTGCCAGAGCTGGTAGTACATCATGCGGGGGAACTGCACAGGGCAAGGCATTATTGTCACCGGTAGGGTGTCCACAAAACGTTCACAGTACTGGCGGCCGGTAGTTAACACGAGCAAGGTTGATGCCACCATGCCCGGAATCAGGCTGAAATGGGGGCAACGGGCCACAATGTGCCGCTGCAAACCGAGGCCGCTCAGGTGCTCGTCAATCACCCCCTTGGCACCCGGGTGGGTGGCGCCGGGCGCAATGTGCTCGGCCTCCAACCACTGGGTCTGATCCCAGCCACGGCGCACGGCGGGGTGCTTGTTGGACACCAGGCACACCACTTCGTCCCCGAAAAGGCGGCCCAGATGGAGGTCGTCCGGCGGTTGGGGCCAGTTGCCGATGACCACATCAATATCACCCTGCGCCAGCTGGGTGCGGTAGTCAGAGGCACCGCTCAGCGGGTGGATTTCTAT from Rhodoferax potami includes these protein-coding regions:
- a CDS encoding 6-carboxytetrahydropterin synthase, which translates into the protein MTQAPAIPLPRSCEVSQKFFFDAAHTLKRTVDDAEEIAGSRRIHGHTYHSEVTVTGSADADTGMVVDLGHLRNAIQVLRPQLDHHLLDEVEGLGPATLENLAAFIWRAMAAEFPGLSQVRVWRDGIGDSCTLRAH
- the queE gene encoding 7-carboxy-7-deazaguanine synthase; translation: MAYQVKEIFYTLQGEGSHAGRPAVFCRFAGCNLWSGREQDRATAVCKFCDTDFVGTDGTLGGKFSTAQALAERIAAQWPAGDTAHRFVVMTGGEPLLQVDTALINALHALGFQIAVETNGTVLAPEGIDWICVSPKAGSQWIQRQGHELKLVWPQAGITLEECEAASFTHRYLQPMDNPQRAANTETCITQCMQRPAWRLSLQTHKITGIR
- a CDS encoding adenosine deaminase, whose amino-acid sequence is MTNFPAVKSVSADRMPALLRAMPKAELHMHIEGSLEPELMFALAKRNSVPLRFPSEQALRDAYVFNNLQEFLDIYHEGTMVLKTEQDFYDMTCAYLAKAQADNVLHTEIFFDTQTHTGHGLSAETVINGLYRACADAPAKFGMTASLILCFLRHLSEEEAFECLEQALPLRDKIVGIGLASSEVGHPPEKFAKVYARARELGFRLVAHAGEEAPPAYIWSALDVLKVERIDHGVQAIHDAALMQRLAADKMPLTVCPLSNLKLRVFPTLAQHNIGTMLDAGIMATVNSDDPAYFGGYLNENFTQTFAALGLSAQHAYALARNSFDASFIDASLRQKYAQRLDEMFETFR
- a CDS encoding aromatic ring-hydroxylating dioxygenase subunit alpha, with the translated sequence MIEARMWHPVAQSTALQAAPLGVQLLGQSVVLWRDDAGTAHAWADQCPHRGAKLSLGRVCAGHLECPYHGWQFAAEGACVKVPALPEFVPPAGHAARVFGIEEHYGLLWVQLEADPTRAVPPFAAESDGGLRKVLCGPYDVATSAPRIVENFLDMAHFGFVHEGWLGMREATAIDDYTVEPTPTGLRATQCKAWQPQSNVHSTAPAQVEYTYEVVAPYTANLIKVPDAASVAVQGFRESIGLFISPLTPTSSRVWFRLAMADFESPDAKLQDFQHTIFMQDKPVLESQTPQCLPLDVRAEVHTVADKASSAYRRFLKQERITFGVC
- a CDS encoding BMP family ABC transporter substrate-binding protein, translated to MTDLQKRSLLKVAALTAVAGAALVGCGKKEEPAPAPAPAPVASAPAPKPEPLKIAFAYVGPVGDGGWTFAHDNARKALEAEFGDKIVTSFVENVPESADAERVIREMASSGNKLIFGTTFGYMEPMLKVAPEFKDVKFEHATGYKQADNMRTYDSRTYEGAYMAGVIAGKMTKTNTLGVVASIPIPEVIRNINSFTLGAQSSNPKIKTKVVWVNGWFDPPKETEAATSLINGGADVLFQNTDSAAVLKTAEAKGKRAFGWDSDMTAYGPKAHLASAVINWGPYYIKATKDALEGTWTGNTGVWWGVKEGAIDIVSVAEDVPAETKTKVEEIKKGLADGSFAIWKGPLKDNAGKEILKDGETADDKFLSGVNFYVKGVEGKVPGAK
- a CDS encoding ABC transporter permease — protein: MDAYALLIAATLNAGTVLAIASLGLLINEKAGIVNLGAEGMMLCAAIAGFAAVVHTGSDVAGFMAGIAAGAVMAAIFGVLVIWLNTNQYATGLALSLFGAGFSAFAGISYVQEKMPDRPSFAIPGLSDIPFVGPALFKHHPMVYLTVLFALGLIWFLYRTRAGLILRSVGESPESAHALGYPVRAIRLGAVVCGGALCGLAGAYISVIYTPLWVEGMVAGKGWIALALTTFATWRPARVLLGAYLFGGVTMLQFHLQGIGVEVPSQFLTMLPYLATIVVLALISRNPRWIRINMPASIGKPFYPGS
- a CDS encoding ABC transporter permease, with protein sequence MAKAGLKLEARPQPSKAWGYGSPVLALLVTVLIGIVLFMALGKDPVRGLLVFFWEPIKSGYALGELVVKATPLLLIALGLAVCFRSNVWNIGAEGQYIIGAVAASGVALLAEKTTGGWIVVPVVIAGIAGGMAWAGLTAFLRDKFNANEILVSLMLVYVAVQVLGYLVYGPWKDPLGYNFPQTKTFEAATRIPRLFQGSRMTIGVVFAVVAVAGIWIFLFRTRAGFAQQVGGLAPAAARYAGFSSRKALWTALLVSGGMAGLAGALEVAGPIGQLTPYVPAGYGFAAIIVAYVGRLHPVGMVFSALLMSMFYIGGELAQSRLGLPKSLTGVFQGLLLFSLLACDTLVNYRLKWVSAAGGKK
- a CDS encoding ABC transporter ATP-binding protein, coding for MPVVPRLQLTGITKAYPGVIANSEVSLTVLPGQTHAVLGENGAGKSTLMKIIYGSIKPDAGQVLFNGKPVNIRNPKEARALGISMVFQHFNLFDTITVAENVWLGLDKAQSLEQVTASITAKAAEYGLDIDPSRPVHTLSVGEMQRVEIIRALLTNPQLLILDEPTSVLTPQAVEKLFVVLKKLASEGCSILYISHKLHEIRELCNACTVLRGGKVTGVCNPAEESNASLSRLMIGAEPPQLEHRPQQAGSPVLTVKNLSLAREDQFGVDLNGISLTVHAGEVVGIAGVSGNGQKELLYALSGEDVRAPKGSVTMGKADVSSLHPGGRRKLGLHFVPEERLGRGAVPTLSLAQNMLLTRTESISAPKFAGGWIRVRQLEDHAARIIKAFNVKANGPTAAARSLSGGNLQKFIVGREIDAAPKLFIVSQPTWGVDVGAAAQIRGEILALRDAGCAVLVVSEELDELFEVSDRLHVIAHGRLSPSVPVAEATVEKIGEWMSGLWEGSGAAAAVEVAHG
- a CDS encoding LysR family transcriptional regulator, translated to MRDQSLFDKIDLHLIRVLHTVLTERSVSKAAIRLGMHQPAVSASLKRLRDFAGDPLLVRSGSGMVPTETALRMLEPSASILRAAEMLFSDARGFEPDAARNTFRLAASDYLDPLFLPRLVAQIKEQAPFAEIEIHPLSGASDYRTQLAQGDIDVVIGNWPQPPDDLHLGRLFGDEVVCLVSNKHPAVRRGWDQTQWLEAEHIAPGATHPGAKGVIDEHLSGLGLQRHIVARCPHFSLIPGMVASTLLVLTTGRQYCERFVDTLPVTIMPCPVQFPRMMYYQLWHARTHTSASNKWLRERIKSVAAELRKE